The following proteins are co-located in the Microbulbifer sp. VAAF005 genome:
- a CDS encoding right-handed parallel beta-helix repeat-containing protein, with protein sequence MRSSAYNHSRLLVFQNNARQLLQYLFVSLVCVSAFTYAEVAVDEDVSPWQLSIVGASTGDVILSGDDAALSLGISEICVAENQVSEEFSSSSSEDLSSLGFHSFGSEALSLRNERATVTAQTDQVLLAPTVLSDSDEITLSALINSSTDAGAGTDSLTIYLTDSEYVGYGVQYQGDGSTGVWALVQFTDAESQSNLAQVAATDNHPTTGQTVTLNRSGDTLTVTVGGSDIGLTYTVGEGIGDLSRYGIRSTSLGVSDNNYLDDLTLTFSSTATCPALADTGEWDDAYSLHFVYQELLQQGELIARLSSHTNSGSGIAGIALRNGTEATDKAIALVVDPSDNSIGLFTRDTDDTVNTLITTGQTGALPQWLRLVRDGDTITAYISTDGASWTQVDSVSISFDDIVKAGIAVAVTGSEAQTLEYDNLSVLNELSGDITSDIELAAHQTYVVTGDVDVNSGVTLTINEGVTVLFEDYFTFEVNGNLTATGEADAPVIFTSAQASPAKGDWSGIEAKSGSVVSLDYVTLEYGDRALYAAPGSTFSLSNSTLQNFSKSGIYAYNSTGVISNNTIQYADNAGLYLHLVADVTVSNNIVSDNKYGIYIHGASGGVTTPTITDNQIIDNSSYGFYLYGAGNASYDPLPVINGNSIYSNGTYNVYTKNYGSGSTTNVDATGNWWDATDPGSISPTIYDHTDTGSDSNPFIDNGGFLDAEDGVAVVSHSLIGTLTEDTTLLSGNTYTMLGHLYVGSGTVLTIEPGARIESGGGYRIVVDGTLKAIGTSESPIVFTSDEESASSGQWKGIRVDEGGSVELDYVTLEYGEYGLYAQSGSSFSLSNSVVQYIEEDGVYAYNASGSIINNTIQYAENSGVYLYGVADVTVSDNVVIDNKYGFYIKGYSGAATTPTITGNTVTGSSSYGFYLYGVKDAGYDPQPTITGNSIYSNNSYDLYTNYYESGVLTVNATGNWWNTTDPGDIGPEVYDYNDSTSYRPIVDFSGFLDAEDGSAVITNGLSGYLTEDTTLVAGTTYTFESHVHVQSGVTLTIEPGARIEVGEGFVSRFMALWMHRAPAIARLYSPVMRAHPLPEIGMASWHKVAARWIWIM encoded by the coding sequence ATGCGCAGCTCAGCTTATAATCATTCACGGCTTTTGGTGTTTCAAAATAATGCCAGGCAGCTGTTGCAATACTTGTTTGTCTCATTGGTATGTGTTTCGGCATTTACGTACGCTGAAGTGGCAGTGGATGAGGATGTTTCTCCCTGGCAGCTTTCTATCGTTGGTGCCAGCACCGGTGATGTGATTCTAAGTGGTGATGATGCGGCATTAAGCCTAGGAATTTCAGAAATTTGTGTAGCTGAAAACCAGGTTTCCGAAGAGTTTTCCTCCAGTTCTAGTGAAGATCTCTCCTCGCTTGGGTTTCATAGCTTTGGTAGTGAAGCTCTATCGTTACGCAATGAGCGCGCCACTGTAACTGCCCAAACTGATCAAGTCCTGCTGGCCCCAACGGTGCTCAGCGATTCAGATGAAATTACTCTCAGCGCCCTCATTAATTCATCAACGGACGCTGGAGCCGGTACTGATTCACTCACTATCTATCTGACTGATTCTGAATATGTTGGTTATGGAGTCCAGTATCAAGGCGATGGTTCAACCGGCGTATGGGCTCTGGTTCAATTTACAGATGCCGAGAGTCAATCCAATTTAGCTCAGGTGGCTGCAACTGATAATCATCCAACAACTGGACAAACGGTTACTTTAAATCGTTCTGGCGATACGTTGACGGTTACTGTAGGAGGAAGTGATATTGGTCTTACCTATACTGTAGGTGAGGGCATTGGTGATCTTTCTCGCTACGGCATACGTTCTACCTCACTTGGCGTTAGCGACAATAATTACCTAGATGACCTAACGCTGACTTTCTCTTCTACTGCTACTTGTCCAGCCTTGGCTGATACAGGTGAGTGGGATGATGCCTACTCTCTGCACTTTGTATATCAAGAGCTGTTGCAGCAGGGAGAATTGATTGCACGTTTATCCAGCCATACCAATAGTGGATCTGGCATTGCTGGTATCGCCCTACGAAATGGCACGGAAGCAACTGATAAAGCCATTGCATTGGTAGTGGACCCGTCTGATAACAGTATTGGACTTTTCACCCGAGATACGGATGATACAGTCAACACGCTAATTACCACCGGACAGACTGGCGCCTTGCCCCAGTGGTTAAGATTAGTGCGTGATGGCGACACGATTACAGCTTATATCTCTACTGATGGTGCAAGTTGGACTCAGGTAGATAGTGTTTCGATCAGCTTCGACGATATTGTTAAGGCTGGAATTGCAGTGGCAGTTACTGGCAGTGAAGCGCAAACGCTGGAATACGATAACCTGAGTGTTTTAAATGAACTATCTGGCGATATTACTTCAGATATAGAGCTTGCTGCACATCAAACCTATGTAGTGACAGGGGATGTGGATGTTAATAGTGGGGTGACTCTAACTATTAATGAAGGCGTGACAGTCCTATTTGAGGATTATTTCACCTTTGAGGTGAACGGCAATCTCACAGCTACTGGTGAAGCAGACGCGCCGGTAATATTTACTAGTGCACAGGCCTCGCCAGCTAAAGGTGATTGGTCTGGCATTGAAGCAAAAAGCGGTAGCGTAGTGAGCTTGGACTATGTGACTTTGGAATACGGAGATCGTGCTCTTTACGCAGCCCCTGGTAGCACCTTTAGTCTCAGCAATAGTACATTACAGAATTTTTCAAAGAGCGGTATTTATGCCTACAATTCTACTGGCGTAATTAGTAATAACACCATTCAGTATGCAGATAATGCTGGACTGTATTTGCATCTCGTTGCAGATGTAACCGTCAGTAATAATATTGTCAGTGATAATAAATACGGTATTTACATTCATGGTGCTAGTGGTGGAGTTACCACCCCAACCATTACCGACAATCAAATTATCGATAATAGTAGTTACGGCTTTTATTTATATGGTGCAGGAAATGCCAGCTACGACCCCCTTCCAGTAATTAATGGAAACAGTATTTACAGTAACGGTACCTACAACGTATATACAAAAAACTATGGAAGTGGATCAACGACAAACGTTGATGCAACAGGTAACTGGTGGGACGCCACCGATCCTGGTTCTATTTCTCCAACAATTTATGACCATACCGATACTGGTAGTGACTCCAATCCATTTATCGATAATGGTGGGTTCTTGGATGCTGAAGATGGAGTGGCAGTAGTCAGTCATTCATTGATAGGTACCCTAACAGAAGATACTACTTTGCTTTCGGGCAATACCTACACCATGTTAGGACACCTCTACGTTGGTTCAGGTACGGTACTAACTATAGAGCCAGGTGCGCGTATTGAGTCGGGTGGAGGCTATCGAATTGTTGTTGATGGAACTCTAAAAGCCATAGGCACCAGTGAATCGCCAATTGTATTTACCAGTGATGAAGAGTCTGCATCCAGTGGTCAGTGGAAAGGTATTCGCGTTGACGAAGGCGGCTCGGTAGAACTGGACTATGTGACGTTGGAGTATGGAGAGTATGGTCTTTATGCGCAGTCAGGTAGTAGCTTTAGTTTGAGCAACAGTGTTGTGCAATATATTGAGGAAGATGGTGTTTATGCCTATAACGCCAGCGGCTCAATAATTAACAATACTATTCAGTATGCTGAAAATTCTGGGGTATACCTATACGGTGTAGCAGATGTCACCGTCAGTGATAACGTAGTTATTGATAACAAATACGGGTTTTACATTAAGGGCTATAGCGGTGCTGCTACCACCCCAACGATCACGGGTAACACCGTTACCGGTAGCAGTAGCTACGGCTTCTATTTGTATGGGGTAAAGGACGCAGGCTACGATCCACAGCCTACGATTACGGGCAACAGCATTTACAGTAACAACAGTTACGATTTATATACCAACTATTACGAAAGTGGTGTGCTTACCGTTAATGCCACGGGCAACTGGTGGAACACCACGGATCCAGGAGATATTGGTCCAGAGGTTTACGATTATAACGACAGTACCTCTTATCGTCCGATAGTAGATTTCAGCGGTTTTCTGGATGCGGAAGACGGTAGTGCAGTAATCACGAATGGCTTAAGTGGTTATTTAACAGAAGATACCACCTTGGTGGCGGGTACAACTTACACCTTCGAGAGCCACGTACATGTGCAGAGTGGAGTAACTTTGACGATAGAACCCGGCGCTCGTATTGAAGTGGGGGAAGGTTTCGTCTCAAGGTTTATGGCACTTTGGATGCACAGGGCACCAGCGATAGCCCGATTGTATTCACCAGTGATGAGAGCGCACCCGCTGCCGGAGATTGGTATGGCATCGTGGCACAAAGTGGCGGCACGGTGGATTTGGATTATGTAA
- a CDS encoding right-handed parallel beta-helix repeat-containing protein translates to MDLDYVTIEYGDYGLYAASGSTFSLSNSTLQHFDGNGVYAYNASGSINNTTIQYAGNAGVYLYGVADVTVSDNSVIDNKYGFYIKGYSGTVTTPTITGNTVTGSSSYGFYLYGVKDAGYDPQPTITGNSIYSNNSYDLYTNYYESGVLTVNATGNWWNTTDPGDIGPEVYDYNDSTSYRPIVDFSGFLDAEDGSAVIDNGLIGYLTEDTTLLADTTYTLVSSLHVKSGVTLTIEPGARIEVGGRFSLKVYGTLDAQGTSDNPIVFTSDESTPSVGDWFGIVAQSGGTVNLDYVTIEYGDYGLYAASGSTFSLNNSTLQHFDESGVYAYNASGSVSNSTIQYAENAGVYLYGVADVTVSDNAVIDNKYGFYIKGYSGTATTPTITGNTVTGSSSYGFYLYGVKDAGYDPQPTITGNSIYSNSSYDLYTNYYESGVLTVNATGNWWNTTDPGDIGPEVYDYNDSTSYRPIVDFSGFLDAEDGSAVIDNGLIGYLTEDTTLLADTTYTLVSSLHVKSGVTLTIEPGARIEVGGRFSLKVYGTLDAQGTSDSPIVFTSDESAPAAGDWYGIVAQSGGTVNLDYVTIEYGDYGLYAASGSIFSLDNSTLQRFDESGVYAYNASGSISNSTIQYANEYGVNLIGTADVTVSGNMIMNNRVGIRISGFSSGVTTPVITGNTIAGNSSYGFYLYGRRDADYDPQPVITGNSIHSNSGYDIFTDYYESGALTVNATGNWWNTTDPGDIGPEVYDYNDSTSYRPIVDFSGFLDAEDGSAVIDNGLIGYLTEDTTLLADTTYTLVSSLHVKSGVTLTIEPGARIEVGGRFSLKVYGTLDAQGTSDSPIVFTSDESAPAAGDWYGIVAQSGGTVNLDYVTIEYGDYGLYAASGSIFSLDNSTLQRFDESGVYAYNASGSISNSTIQYANEYGVNLIGTADVTVSGNMIMNNLVGIRISGFSSGVTTPVITGNTIAGNSSYGFYLYGRRDADYDPQPVITGNSIHSNSGYDIFTDYYESGALTVNATGNWWNTTDTESIEAEIIDYATSSSSANYKPIVDYSGYLNRANGSSVYDHYLRFDIDTDTSLVAGSYIVVDNINVNSGVSLTLEAGAVLVFPAGHSLTVEGDLVVSGSSSQPVLFTSEAQYPAAGDWQGIVVASGGSVSIDNAYIQYAETAVSATSPSAFSVTNSIITDFSESGISVNNLAGGTIANNLIQNTDYTGIGIALDTASSAVTDNIVTGLNYGAYITGASSPSLTGNSFIDNNYGIYLNGSGSDATNPTPTITGNDLYGNTNGSLYLNNYGSSSALVLNVTGNWWGSALPEWGVDIIGVDSPETVVDHSNALAAESRVITSNLNGNYEYFSPNSDGNQDTLAITATLSSSSTWSLEISNKSGTVVNTFSGTGTAINIDWDGTDSGSTVLNDGRYYLFLKVTDAENTSYRAGAIWVELDNTAPIALMNNVNDGDTLSTGTTTLEIEGSAIDNFFVDYSVDYQLSGDIDNWVSLKYSTSEISESTLAEWVLNSVDGTVEAPASGDYQIRLIATDRAGNITTIIRTITLDLLSITNVSRNQTTVNPIADESLIISFDLSAGATVTLDIKDEQTEELVRSVVETFDSAGSYSLSWDGKDDEGNYVPEEAYTYFLTAVSGSVEGVYVIEDGGSTSDILMGSMDTTMNAVQNDFMKTEVTPTANVRVYMEVTPDGGDTHIVYDNVPMEAGTHYMTWDGRTADGVLTTGSFYTYVPAPEVLPTNVVIIDGINPSISGTLDAPNIEVKSDPYLMYHSYDQISKVAYLLDQDSYVTFKLLPPDIGDPTDAGAITLIDNQLQAANDSDGAVATHEVEWTGYEESDGNAIMVSDEGVYSFWIEATSATTGASTTYYGALQLYQ, encoded by the coding sequence GTGGATTTGGATTATGTAACAATAGAGTACGGGGATTACGGTCTTTATGCTGCCTCGGGCAGTACCTTTAGTCTCAGCAATAGTACCTTGCAGCACTTTGATGGGAACGGTGTTTATGCCTATAACGCTAGTGGCTCAATTAATAACACGACTATTCAATATGCAGGTAATGCTGGGGTATACCTATATGGTGTAGCGGATGTCACGGTCAGTGATAACTCAGTAATCGATAACAAATATGGATTTTATATTAAGGGCTATAGCGGTACTGTTACCACCCCAACGATCACGGGTAATACCGTTACTGGTAGTAGTAGCTACGGCTTCTATTTGTATGGGGTAAAGGACGCAGGCTACGATCCACAGCCTACGATTACGGGCAACAGCATTTACAGTAACAACAGTTACGATTTATATACCAACTATTACGAAAGTGGTGTGCTTACCGTTAATGCCACGGGCAACTGGTGGAACACCACGGATCCAGGAGATATTGGTCCAGAGGTTTACGATTATAACGACAGTACCTCTTATCGTCCGATAGTAGATTTCAGCGGTTTTCTGGATGCCGAAGATGGTAGTGCAGTGATCGACAATGGCCTGATTGGCTACCTAACCGAAGATACCACTCTGTTAGCAGACACGACTTACACCTTAGTGAGTTCGCTGCACGTAAAAAGTGGTGTGACCTTGACGATCGAGCCGGGTGCGCGTATAGAAGTGGGTGGACGATTTAGCCTCAAGGTTTACGGTACCTTAGATGCACAGGGCACCAGTGATAATCCGATTGTATTCACCAGTGATGAAAGTACACCTAGTGTCGGAGACTGGTTTGGCATCGTGGCGCAAAGTGGCGGCACGGTAAATTTGGATTATGTAACAATAGAGTACGGGGATTACGGTCTTTATGCTGCCTCAGGCAGCACCTTTAGTCTCAATAATAGTACCTTGCAGCACTTTGATGAAAGTGGTGTTTATGCCTATAACGCTAGTGGCTCAGTAAGTAATAGCACCATTCAGTATGCTGAAAATGCAGGGGTATACCTATACGGTGTAGCGGATGTCACCGTCAGTGACAACGCAGTTATCGATAACAAATATGGATTTTATATTAAGGGCTATAGCGGTACTGCTACCACCCCAACGATCACGGGTAATACCGTTACTGGTAGTAGTAGCTACGGCTTCTATTTGTATGGGGTAAAGGACGCAGGCTACGATCCACAGCCTACGATTACGGGCAACAGCATTTACAGTAACAGTAGTTACGATTTATATACCAACTATTACGAAAGCGGTGTGCTTACCGTTAATGCCACGGGCAACTGGTGGAACACCACGGATCCAGGAGATATTGGTCCAGAGGTCTACGATTATAACGACAGTACCTCTTATCGTCCGATAGTAGATTTCAGCGGTTTTCTGGATGCCGAAGACGGTAGTGCAGTGATCGACAATGGCCTGATTGGCTACCTAACCGAAGATACCACTCTGTTAGCAGACACGACTTATACCTTAGTGAGTTCGCTGCACGTAAAAAGTGGTGTGACCTTGACGATCGAGCCGGGTGCACGCATAGAAGTGGGTGGACGATTTAGCCTCAAGGTTTACGGTACCTTAGATGCACAGGGCACGAGTGATAGCCCGATTGTATTCACCAGTGATGAGAGCGCACCCGCTGCCGGAGATTGGTATGGCATCGTGGCGCAAAGTGGCGGCACGGTGAATTTGGATTATGTAACAATAGAGTACGGGGATTACGGTCTTTATGCTGCCTCAGGCAGCATCTTTAGTCTCGATAATAGTACCTTGCAGCGTTTTGATGAGAGCGGTGTTTATGCCTATAACGCTAGTGGCTCAATTAGTAACAGTACCATTCAATATGCGAATGAATATGGGGTGAATCTGATCGGTACTGCGGATGTCACCGTCAGTGGCAATATGATCATGAATAATCGTGTCGGCATTCGTATTTCAGGGTTCAGCAGTGGGGTTACCACTCCAGTTATTACTGGCAATACCATTGCTGGTAATAGCAGCTACGGCTTTTATTTGTATGGAAGGAGGGACGCAGACTACGATCCGCAACCCGTGATCACTGGTAACAGCATTCATAGTAATAGTGGTTACGATATATTCACTGATTATTACGAAAGTGGGGCGCTCACTGTCAATGCCACGGGCAACTGGTGGAACACCACGGATCCAGGAGATATTGGTCCAGAGGTCTACGATTATAACGACAGTACCTCTTATCGTCCGATAGTAGATTTCAGCGGTTTTCTGGATGCCGAAGACGGTAGTGCAGTGATCGACAATGGCCTGATTGGCTACCTAACCGAAGATACCACTCTGTTAGCAGACACGACTTATACCTTAGTGAGTTCGCTGCACGTAAAAAGTGGTGTGACCTTGACGATCGAGCCGGGTGCACGCATAGAAGTGGGTGGACGATTTAGCCTCAAGGTTTACGGTACCTTAGATGCACAGGGCACGAGTGATAGCCCGATTGTATTCACCAGTGATGAGAGCGCACCCGCTGCCGGAGATTGGTATGGCATCGTGGCGCAAAGTGGCGGCACGGTGAATTTGGATTATGTAACAATAGAGTACGGGGATTACGGTCTTTATGCTGCCTCAGGCAGCATCTTTAGTCTCGATAATAGTACCTTGCAGCGTTTTGATGAGAGCGGTGTTTATGCCTATAACGCTAGTGGCTCAATTAGTAACAGTACCATTCAATATGCGAATGAATATGGGGTGAATCTGATCGGTACTGCGGATGTCACCGTCAGTGGCAATATGATCATGAATAATCTTGTCGGCATTCGTATTTCAGGGTTCAGCAGTGGGGTTACCACTCCAGTTATTACTGGCAATACCATTGCTGGTAATAGCAGCTACGGCTTTTATTTGTATGGAAGGAGGGACGCAGACTACGATCCGCAACCCGTGATCACTGGTAACAGCATTCATAGTAATAGTGGTTACGATATATTCACTGATTATTACGAAAGTGGGGCGCTCACTGTCAATGCCACGGGTAATTGGTGGAATACTACGGATACGGAATCGATTGAAGCAGAAATCATAGATTACGCTACCAGTTCCTCCAGCGCCAACTATAAGCCGATCGTGGATTACAGTGGCTATTTAAATAGAGCTAATGGAAGTTCAGTATATGATCACTACCTCCGCTTCGATATCGACACCGATACGAGTTTGGTCGCAGGTTCCTATATTGTTGTTGACAATATAAACGTAAATAGTGGTGTGAGTTTAACCCTAGAAGCAGGAGCAGTATTGGTATTCCCTGCTGGTCACTCACTAACAGTAGAGGGAGATCTGGTAGTTAGTGGTTCCAGCTCCCAGCCGGTACTATTCACCAGTGAGGCCCAATATCCTGCGGCAGGTGATTGGCAGGGTATCGTCGTAGCAAGTGGTGGCAGTGTCAGTATTGATAATGCTTACATCCAATATGCAGAAACTGCAGTTTCTGCGACTTCACCCTCTGCGTTCAGTGTTACCAACAGCATTATTACTGACTTTAGCGAAAGCGGAATCAGTGTTAACAATCTTGCTGGTGGCACTATTGCCAATAACTTAATCCAAAATACGGATTACACAGGTATAGGGATAGCCCTGGATACTGCATCGTCAGCAGTAACTGACAATATTGTTACTGGCTTGAATTACGGTGCATATATTACCGGGGCCTCTTCACCGAGCTTAACGGGTAATAGTTTTATCGATAATAATTATGGTATTTACCTGAATGGTTCGGGCAGTGATGCAACCAATCCCACCCCCACGATTACCGGCAATGATCTCTATGGTAATACCAACGGCAGCTTGTACCTTAATAACTATGGTAGTAGCTCGGCGCTGGTGTTGAATGTTACTGGCAACTGGTGGGGCAGTGCTTTACCAGAGTGGGGTGTAGATATTATCGGGGTTGATTCGCCAGAGACTGTCGTAGATCACAGTAATGCCCTTGCTGCAGAGAGCCGCGTAATAACATCTAACTTAAATGGGAATTACGAATATTTCTCCCCGAATAGTGATGGCAACCAGGATACATTAGCCATTACTGCCACCTTGAGTTCAAGTAGCACTTGGAGTCTGGAAATCAGTAATAAATCCGGAACTGTTGTGAATACTTTCTCTGGAACTGGTACAGCTATTAATATCGATTGGGATGGTACTGACAGTGGCAGTACCGTATTGAATGATGGTCGTTACTATTTATTCTTGAAGGTAACTGATGCGGAGAATACCAGTTATCGCGCGGGTGCTATTTGGGTAGAGCTGGATAATACCGCCCCTATAGCATTAATGAACAATGTTAATGATGGCGATACTTTATCAACTGGGACCACGACACTGGAGATTGAAGGTAGTGCTATCGACAATTTCTTCGTTGACTACTCCGTGGATTACCAATTGAGCGGTGATATCGATAACTGGGTAAGTCTTAAGTATTCAACATCAGAGATCAGTGAAAGCACCTTGGCTGAGTGGGTACTTAACTCCGTTGATGGTACAGTTGAGGCGCCGGCCAGTGGTGACTATCAAATACGTTTGATTGCCACTGATCGGGCTGGCAATATCACCACTATTATTCGCACAATCACCCTTGATCTACTCAGTATTACCAATGTCAGCCGCAATCAAACCACAGTGAATCCGATTGCCGATGAAAGCCTGATAATCAGCTTTGACTTGTCTGCCGGCGCTACCGTTACGTTGGATATTAAAGACGAGCAAACTGAAGAGCTGGTTCGCAGTGTGGTGGAAACCTTTGATAGTGCGGGTAGCTATTCCCTGAGTTGGGATGGCAAGGATGACGAGGGTAATTATGTTCCGGAAGAAGCATATACCTACTTCCTGACTGCAGTGAGTGGCAGTGTGGAAGGGGTGTATGTTATTGAAGATGGTGGAAGTACCAGCGATATCTTAATGGGAAGCATGGATACCACCATGAATGCGGTACAAAACGACTTTATGAAAACTGAAGTTACGCCCACGGCGAATGTGCGTGTCTATATGGAGGTCACGCCAGATGGGGGAGATACTCATATTGTCTATGATAATGTCCCCATGGAGGCCGGTACCCACTATATGACTTGGGATGGTCGCACCGCTGATGGCGTACTTACTACTGGGTCTTTTTACACCTATGTGCCAGCACCTGAAGTTCTGCCCACCAACGTGGTAATTATTGACGGCATAAACCCAAGTATCAGCGGCACACTGGACGCACCCAATATCGAAGTTAAATCCGATCCTTATTTGATGTACCACAGCTACGATCAAATCTCGAAAGTAGCTTACTTGTTGGATCAGGACTCCTACGTAACCTTCAAACTGTTACCGCCGGATATCGGTGACCCGACAGATGCCGGAGCGATCACCTTGATCGATAACCAGCTGCAAGCCGCTAATGACAGCGATGGTGCAGTAGCCACTCACGAGGTGGAGTGGACCGGTTATGAAGAGAGCGATGGCAACGCGATTATGGTCTCGGATGAAGGTGTGTACAGTTTCTGGATAGAAGCGACTTCGGCAACTACCGGAGCCAGTACCACTTACTACGGCGCATTGCAGCTGTATCAATAA
- a CDS encoding FlgD immunoglobulin-like domain containing protein, which yields MNKMLKKIGLTAVLAALVTPLAGYGLSISGVNIESRSFVPAQGEQFALNYHIDTQANVTINIYDARDLLIKTEYREQLAAGDHQWQWDGTDQQGRPVPAEAYHYTISATAGEQTAEYDLTDITGGESVAVNDLSWNAEQGSVDYTLPQMARVAIRVGLKNNGPLLNNIIDWVPRGSGQQTEAWDGEDASGALNLKGHPALELILNAFALPRNTILVSGDKLSSDARFVQDMPWGQSPRQKKKSHRPRIHAPAQRDALSRGDFPLEISLVGDYRKNSEGTPIVSGTVPVRINVQPEHIAQLASKRFEPVYFVDGQYIYENEVGYFPTTYRWDSRNHNPGEHYLTVNLRGYLGNFGMATLKVVIEKPQTEGSANTLAHKD from the coding sequence ATGAATAAGATGTTAAAAAAAATCGGCCTCACCGCAGTATTGGCCGCTCTGGTTACGCCCTTGGCTGGCTACGGACTGTCTATTTCCGGGGTCAATATTGAATCCCGCTCGTTTGTCCCCGCCCAAGGGGAACAGTTCGCACTGAATTACCATATTGATACGCAAGCCAATGTCACGATTAATATCTACGACGCTCGTGACCTGCTGATCAAAACGGAATACCGCGAACAGCTGGCGGCGGGCGATCACCAGTGGCAGTGGGACGGTACCGACCAGCAGGGGCGCCCGGTACCCGCAGAGGCTTATCACTACACCATCAGTGCAACAGCCGGTGAGCAAACTGCCGAGTACGACCTGACTGATATTACCGGTGGTGAAAGTGTTGCGGTCAACGATCTGAGTTGGAATGCGGAGCAGGGCAGTGTGGATTACACCCTGCCGCAAATGGCCCGCGTCGCAATTCGGGTGGGATTAAAAAATAACGGCCCACTGCTGAATAATATTATTGACTGGGTGCCGCGTGGGTCTGGCCAACAAACAGAAGCCTGGGATGGGGAGGATGCCTCCGGTGCCCTGAATTTAAAGGGCCACCCAGCACTGGAATTAATTCTCAATGCCTTCGCCTTGCCCCGCAATACCATTCTGGTGAGCGGGGATAAATTATCTTCTGACGCCCGTTTTGTGCAGGATATGCCGTGGGGACAAAGCCCACGACAAAAAAAGAAATCCCATCGCCCGCGTATTCACGCCCCCGCGCAACGGGACGCATTGAGCCGGGGAGATTTCCCGCTAGAAATTTCACTGGTGGGGGACTACCGCAAAAATAGCGAAGGCACCCCGATAGTTAGCGGCACTGTACCGGTACGCATTAATGTACAGCCGGAGCATATCGCGCAGCTGGCCTCAAAAAGGTTTGAGCCGGTGTACTTTGTCGACGGACAGTACATTTATGAGAACGAGGTGGGTTACTTCCCCACCACTTATCGCTGGGACAGCCGCAACCACAACCCTGGCGAGCACTATCTCACGGTAAATTTACGCGGCTACCTGGGCAACTTTGGTATGGCCACCCTAAAAGTGGTTATTGAAAAACCCCAAACTGAAGGCTCAGCGAACACTCTCGCTCATAAAGATTAA
- a CDS encoding tetratricopeptide repeat protein, protein MKRTTELIQILSLAIIALFASTGAYAAKPSAHIQQVSQAEAQAAVEQKDYKRARALYNRLLRQQPQNYPAMIELAQLEKKLGKYEKAKKHASVVLKQNRTHRQALQLLAQIAIQQQQWAEAETYFSRLIKNHPEHGHAYLGLAQAYQAQGKDEQEQTALKDYRLWRAAQ, encoded by the coding sequence ATGAAGCGAACGACGGAATTAATCCAGATTCTATCCCTGGCAATCATTGCGCTTTTTGCCAGTACTGGAGCTTACGCAGCCAAGCCGAGCGCCCATATCCAGCAGGTCTCCCAAGCTGAAGCCCAAGCGGCGGTTGAACAAAAGGATTACAAGCGGGCGCGAGCCTTGTACAACCGCCTGCTGCGGCAGCAACCGCAAAATTACCCGGCCATGATTGAATTGGCCCAGCTGGAAAAGAAGTTAGGCAAGTACGAAAAAGCCAAGAAGCACGCTTCAGTGGTATTGAAACAAAATAGAACCCATCGCCAAGCCCTGCAATTATTGGCCCAAATCGCCATTCAACAGCAGCAGTGGGCAGAAGCGGAAACCTATTTCAGCCGCCTAATAAAAAACCACCCGGAGCACGGCCACGCCTATCTTGGCTTGGCCCAGGCTTACCAGGCACAGGGCAAGGATGAGCAGGAACAAACCGCTTTGAAAGATTATCGCCTGTGGCGTGCCGCACAATAA